In one Lolium rigidum isolate FL_2022 chromosome 3, APGP_CSIRO_Lrig_0.1, whole genome shotgun sequence genomic region, the following are encoded:
- the LOC124702121 gene encoding ATP synthase subunit b', chloroplastic-like: MATAMMAAATTSCSPRRALLKPVASSSSAPPPRPRSLLKQLPGLVATAAAAAAGSPLPALAAQIEKAKLFDFDLTLPAITIEFLLLMVALDKLYFSPLGNFMDERDAKIRAELGGVKDASEEVRQLEEQAQAILKAARAEIAAALNKMKKETTKELEAKLDEGRQRVEAELVEALSTLEAQKEEAVKALDAQIASLSEEIVKKVLPSA; this comes from the coding sequence ATGGCGACGGCTATGATGGCTGCAGCCACCACCTCCTGCTCCCCGCGCCGGGCGCTTCTCAAGCCCgtggcctcctccagctccgcgccgccgccgaggccgcgGTCCCTCCTCAAGCAGCTCCCGGGTCTCGTcgcgaccgcggcggcggcggcggcgggctcgccGCTCCCGGCGCTGGCTGCCCAGATTGAGAAGGCGAAGCTGTTCGACTTCGACCTGACGCTCCCGGCGATCACGATCGAGTTCCTGCTGCTGATGGTGGCGCTGGACAAGCTCTACTTCTCGCCGCTGGGCAACTTCATGGACGAGCGGGACGCCAAGATCCGGGCCGAGCTGGGCGGCGTCAAGGACGCCTCCGAGGAGGTGCGGCAGCTGGAGGAGCAGGCCCAGGCCATCCTCAAGGCCGCCCGCGCGGAGATCGCCGCGGCgctcaacaagatgaagaaggagaccaCCAAGGAGCTGGAGGCGAAGCTGGACGAGGGCCGCCAGCGCGTGGAGGCCGAGCTCGTGGAGGCGCTCTCCACCCTCGAGGCGCAGAAGGAGGAGGCCGTCAAGGCGCTCGACGCCCAGATCGCGTCCCTCAGCGAGGAGATTGTCAAGAAGGTGCTCCCATCCGCGTGA